Within the Anaerolineae bacterium genome, the region CACTGCCCCGACACCGACCACCAGCACGACGCGCCAGAGGACAGCAACCCACGGCCGCTCCCGGCCGGCCAGTCCGCTGAAAATCGTGTCGAGGAAGCGCAGGATGAGCCAGATGGCCACCATGCCGGCGATCCCCAGCAGGATGGACCAGCACACCCTCAGCCACATCGGCATGCTGGACAGGATGATATAACTGGGGATGTAGGTGATGACCACCGGGATCATCAATGTCGAAATCGCCACGAAGAAGAGCACGTTGCGCCCCGGGAAGTTGACGAAGGTAAAGGCATACGCCGCCAACATCGCCACAATAAGCTGAAGGATGAGCACACCAAACGCCATGATGGCGCTGTTCAGGAAATAGCGCGGGAACAGCGGTTCCGCATGCCAAAACTCCAGGTAATTGCTCCACTGGATGGTGCTGGGAATCAGCGTGAAGCGCGAGCGCTTCAGCTCCTCCGCCGTCATCAGCGAGCGCGTCACCATCCAGATGAACGGGAACGCCACCAAGATCGAAGAGATGATCAGCACCAGATGCATCACGGCCCGGCCGGCGAGATGTTTCAGCCTGTCCAACCCCTTTTTGTAACTGACAGCGGTAACTGCGGTCTCCGTCGTCATGGAATATCCCTCGCTCCCTAATGGTCAGGCGTAATGCACCCACTTGCGTGCCAGGCGGAACTGCAGGATGGTCAGCGTGAAGAGAATGATAAATATCACCACTGCCACTGCCGAGCCGTAGCCGACCTTGAAGGATTCGAACCCGTTCTGATACATGTAATAGACCATCGTGCGGGTGGCGTCCCCCGGACCACCGCGCGTCATGACACGGATTTGGTCAAAGGCGTTGAAGGTGGTGATGAGCGAAATCACCAGCAAGAAGAAGGTCATGGGAGAAAGCAGGGGCAGGGTAATATGACGCAGTTTGTCCCATGTGCCGGCGCCGTCAATCTCCGCCGCTTCATACAACTCGGATGGGATGGTGGTGAGGCCGGCCATGAAGTAGACCATGTTGTACCCCATGGTCTTCCAAACGGTGAAAATGATAAGGGACGGCATCGCCCACAGCCGTAGCGCCCCCCGCCCACTGCCGATCCAGTCAATGCGCGGCACCCCGAACAGGGATAATACATTGTTGAGAATGCCCATGTCGCGGTTGTAAATCCACAGCCAGACCAGCGCGGCGGCCACCGTCGGGGTCACCCAGGGGGAGAAGATCAGGGCGCGGTAGAAACTGGTGCCGCGTATTTTCTGGTACAGGATCAGCGCCAGCACCAGCCCCCCGAACAAGCTCAGCACGGTCGTCGCCACACTGAAGTAGGTCGTGTTCCATAGCACCCTGCCAAATTCGGCATGGGAGAACATCTTCGTGTAATTGGCCAGCCCGACGAACTTCTTGACCGGGCGGATGAAGTCCCATTCCATAAAGCTGAGATAAAGGGAGTAGAACAGGGGATACCACCACCAGACACCGAGCGAGAGGAACGCCGGCGCGACAAACGCGAAACCCGTGAGCACCTCTTGCAGGCGCTGAGAACGAACCCAATACCACAGACGCACAGCGATGCTCGGCCTGACCACGCCCACCGCTGGATTGGAATCGCCGTTCCCTGGGGCCATGTTTCCCCTCCTTCGGGAAATGCTAGCACACTTCGACTTCGTCCAAGGACCGGATGA harbors:
- a CDS encoding carbohydrate ABC transporter permease, translating into MTTETAVTAVSYKKGLDRLKHLAGRAVMHLVLIISSILVAFPFIWMVTRSLMTAEELKRSRFTLIPSTIQWSNYLEFWHAEPLFPRYFLNSAIMAFGVLILQLIVAMLAAYAFTFVNFPGRNVLFFVAISTLMIPVVITYIPSYIILSSMPMWLRVCWSILLGIAGMVAIWLILRFLDTIFSGLAGRERPWVAVLWRVVLVVGVGAV
- a CDS encoding sugar ABC transporter permease, translated to MAPGNGDSNPAVGVVRPSIAVRLWYWVRSQRLQEVLTGFAFVAPAFLSLGVWWWYPLFYSLYLSFMEWDFIRPVKKFVGLANYTKMFSHAEFGRVLWNTTYFSVATTVLSLFGGLVLALILYQKIRGTSFYRALIFSPWVTPTVAAALVWLWIYNRDMGILNNVLSLFGVPRIDWIGSGRGALRLWAMPSLIIFTVWKTMGYNMVYFMAGLTTIPSELYEAAEIDGAGTWDKLRHITLPLLSPMTFFLLVISLITTFNAFDQIRVMTRGGPGDATRTMVYYMYQNGFESFKVGYGSAVAVVIFIILFTLTILQFRLARKWVHYA